Genomic DNA from Oryza sativa Japonica Group chromosome 5, ASM3414082v1:
GGTAATAATTTTTCCATTCCTGTATCATCATTACACTGATATTACATGTTCTACAACTGTACCagcaaagaaaagaaaggtTATGTGACTGCTTCTGGAGCTGAGTTGCAGTAGGGAGTGTGCAAGCAAATGAATCTGGTCGACATCAGGCATACAGAGGCAAAGGCGAAACCTATCAAAAGCCCACAGATGCTCTTCCGCATGTCCAACCTTAGCGAGCGTTTGAAGACTCGGCCAAAGCTTGGAATCAAAGCACCACAGGCAATGACCATCCAGTAGTCTAGTCCACTGTAGTCAATCTTCGCGAGGATTGCACTGATGGCAGCGCTTGGCCCTGCAAAGCCGGTCAAAGCAGCGGCTGCCAAGGCTGCCCGCCAACTATCAGTGGCACCATATATGCAGCTCGCAACAGCAGCACCTCGTGGTAGACCATGAAGGGAAACTGGAAGAACCATGTAGCGCCCTAGACCATAAGCCTTGCGCGCAGCCACACCAAGTTGAAGACCTTCAGCATATGCGTGAAGGAAGACAGAACCGCAAGCAAGGAGCGATTGCAGTGTGAGGACACTAAGTGAGAGGCCTGAGGATGATGTAATTACATTAACAGAAGATTTCTTGCGGTTAACTAGCTGAAGGATGTTTGATGTGGCGACATGGTAAATGAGAGAACCTCCAATTAGGAGGAATAAGGTGGTAAATAGACCCATCTTCGATGACATTAGAAGTTGTAAAGGTCTCCATGCTGCGAGACGGAAGGCTATGCCTGATGCTACACCAGTCAAAAGAGGGTGTGGCATGCTGAAAGTAAGAGAGAATGCAACAAGTACAATTCCTCCAAAAAGAGGACCTAGTCCAAATACAAGTGATACCAAAAAGCCTGCTGTATCTTCTGAGCTGCAGATCAGAAGAAATTAATAACATCAATCAGAAATTCAAAGTACCCACATAGTACTCCGGAATTGTATAGAGGAAACTTACTTGTGGCCATCAGTAAATCCCTGAAGCACTGTACCCAATGTTTCCATGAAAGCAACAGCAAGCGTTCCGGCAGAAGCAACTTGAGATGGAGCAGCTTCCTGCATGAAAAGGAAAAGATGAGCAAAACTGCATTTACAAATCAATGGAACAGAAGATTCAGCCATTAACAGATCTTCTAACTAAATGATTAGAGTTCACCTTAAAAGCATCAGGAAGAACCTCAGCAATTACAATCCATATCATGCATCCAGCAGCAAAACCAGTACAAAAGGGAAGCACCTTTTGAAATGCATCGGCACAAAGGAATGCAGGGACAGCAACAATTGGCTGTATTAACCAAGAAAAATGAACACATGGTCAGAGTAGTGTGGAAGGCAAAAGAATGTCAGCACCAAAATGTAGCTTGAAACCAAGTTGGTATGCTGTTGCATACAAGTAGACAAACATTTCGCTCACAAT
This window encodes:
- the LOC4338391 gene encoding putative zinc transporter At3g08650; protein product: MDSRVGVVLFFLLFVLVRDVSAVAETEVGVVRVVQEAPDRKLEGAGGQDGFKSGKVPVSTVAWSTLAMAAATGLGALPFFFLELEAQWAGLCNGLAAGVMLAASFDLVQEGQMYGSGSWVVFGILSGGFFIWLCKKFLEQYGEVSMLDIKGADASKVILVVGIMTLHSFGEGSGVGVSFAGSKGFSQGLLVTIAIAVHNIPEGLAVSMLLSSRGVSPQKAMIWSIITSLPQPIVAVPAFLCADAFQKVLPFCTGFAAGCMIWIVIAEVLPDAFKEAAPSQVASAGTLAVAFMETLGTVLQGFTDGHNSEDTAGFLVSLVFGLGPLFGGIVLVAFSLTFSMPHPLLTGVASGIAFRLAAWRPLQLLMSSKMGLFTTLFLLIGGSLIYHVATSNILQLVNRKKSSVNVITSSSGLSLSVLTLQSLLACGSVFLHAYAEGLQLGVAARKAYGLGRYMVLPVSLHGLPRGAAVASCIYGATDSWRAALAAAALTGFAGPSAAISAILAKIDYSGLDYWMVIACGALIPSFGRVFKRSLRLDMRKSICGLLIGFAFASVCLMSTRFICLHTPYCNSAPEAVT